Proteins co-encoded in one Acidimicrobiales bacterium genomic window:
- a CDS encoding FAD-dependent oxidoreductase: MNTEASAYPHLLSPLQIGPVEIRNRTVFAGHGSRFVDWHTHHLTDRQGHYLAERAKGGVGMVIQGSSMVHPTGLAAAGVNEVWSDKSIPTYARVAEMVKSHGAAIFGQLSHLGRQGHTFAAHRELWAPSAIPDPASRVVPHAMTTRDIAEIVDAYRQGARRLAAAGFDGIEVYLAHGYLLCEFLSRFSNRRTDAYGGSIANRCRLPLEVLEAVNAEVGAGVAVGIRVSAEEFSPDGLNPAECTEIVDHLLARQRIDYVSVSQSNYASIETMIPDMSFERAPYAHYAKEVRQACGDVPVLTVARLVTPEQCEELLAAEVADGICLVRPLIADPEWVNKAAEGRREELRECISCNVGCRGGPHRGAPIACLVNPAVGFEAEWGIGTLETVSSPRRVVVVGAGPAGLKTAETAAARGHRVTLLEAADRVGGQVLVAAAAMGYRDEFANSVRFLEFRCRALGVEILLGTPATVDVVRDLAPDVVVVATGSSPGRPDVPGAERIISAHGAITDGVDGARVIVVDSGEADWKVCTVAERLAGDGHDVILVTPVSVGAEMDAFSRPPMLRRLRSLGVTFLERHSLVHVEPGTARITENLTGEFHDLGADAVVAAWFGVAEDSLAHALAGHDELEVHTVGDALAPRRAIDAIWDGNRIGRLV; this comes from the coding sequence GTGAACACCGAGGCATCCGCCTACCCCCATCTCCTGTCGCCCCTGCAGATCGGTCCCGTCGAGATACGTAACCGGACGGTCTTCGCGGGGCACGGGTCCCGATTCGTCGACTGGCACACCCACCACCTCACCGACCGCCAGGGTCACTATCTCGCGGAGCGGGCCAAGGGCGGCGTGGGGATGGTCATCCAGGGCTCGTCGATGGTCCACCCGACAGGACTCGCTGCGGCCGGCGTCAACGAGGTCTGGAGCGACAAGTCGATCCCGACCTACGCGCGGGTCGCGGAGATGGTGAAGTCCCATGGCGCAGCCATCTTCGGGCAACTCTCACACCTCGGCCGTCAGGGCCACACGTTCGCGGCGCACCGCGAGCTGTGGGCGCCATCTGCGATCCCCGACCCGGCCAGCCGCGTCGTCCCCCACGCGATGACGACCCGCGACATCGCAGAGATCGTCGACGCCTACCGCCAGGGGGCCCGCCGACTCGCGGCGGCCGGGTTCGACGGGATCGAGGTGTACCTCGCCCACGGCTACCTGCTGTGTGAGTTCCTGTCCCGCTTCTCGAACCGGCGCACCGACGCCTACGGGGGCAGCATCGCGAACCGCTGCCGCCTGCCGCTCGAGGTGCTCGAGGCGGTGAACGCGGAGGTGGGCGCAGGGGTGGCCGTAGGGATACGGGTCTCCGCCGAGGAGTTCTCGCCCGACGGGCTGAACCCCGCCGAGTGCACCGAGATCGTGGACCACCTCCTCGCCCGTCAACGCATCGACTACGTCAGCGTCAGCCAGTCCAACTACGCGTCGATCGAGACGATGATCCCCGACATGAGCTTCGAGCGAGCCCCCTACGCGCACTACGCGAAGGAGGTGCGCCAGGCATGCGGCGACGTCCCGGTCCTGACCGTTGCACGGCTCGTCACTCCCGAACAGTGCGAGGAGCTACTCGCCGCCGAGGTCGCCGACGGGATCTGCCTCGTGCGTCCCCTCATCGCAGACCCGGAGTGGGTGAACAAGGCGGCCGAGGGCCGTCGCGAGGAACTGCGCGAGTGCATCTCGTGCAACGTCGGGTGTCGGGGCGGACCGCACCGGGGCGCCCCGATCGCGTGTCTCGTGAACCCCGCCGTCGGTTTCGAGGCGGAGTGGGGAATCGGGACGCTGGAGACGGTCTCTTCACCGAGGCGGGTGGTGGTGGTCGGTGCGGGACCCGCTGGGCTGAAGACGGCGGAGACCGCAGCGGCCCGCGGTCACCGGGTCACGCTGCTCGAAGCGGCGGATCGTGTCGGCGGACAGGTCCTGGTCGCCGCGGCCGCCATGGGATACCGCGACGAGTTCGCCAACTCGGTGCGGTTCCTCGAGTTCCGCTGCCGGGCACTCGGCGTCGAGATCCTGCTCGGGACCCCGGCGACCGTCGACGTCGTCCGCGACCTCGCGCCCGACGTGGTCGTCGTCGCCACCGGCTCGTCGCCGGGGCGCCCCGACGTCCCCGGCGCGGAACGAATCATCAGCGCGCATGGCGCGATCACCGACGGCGTCGATGGCGCACGCGTGATTGTCGTCGACTCGGGAGAGGCGGACTGGAAGGTGTGCACCGTCGCCGAGCGCCTCGCCGGCGACGGTCACGACGTCATCCTCGTGACCCCGGTGTCGGTGGGCGCCGAGATGGACGCGTTCAGCCGCCCCCCGATGCTGCGGCGTCTGCGCTCTCTCGGCGTCACGTTCCTGGAGCGTCACTCGCTCGTCCACGTGGAGCCCGGCACGGCCCGGATCACCGAGAACCTCACCGGGGAGTTCCACGATCTAGGCGCGGACGCCGTCGTCGCGGCATGGTTCGGCGTCGCCGAGGACTCCCTCGCACACGCGCTGGCCGGACACGACGAATTGGAGGTCCACACCGTCGGCGACGCCCTGGCGCCGAGGCGCGCCATCGACGCGATCTGGGACGGCAATCGCATCGGAAGACTGGTCTGA